The genomic window TATGGTTCATTTACTCACCTCAAAAAGATCAGTAGCAGACGAGTTGTTATATGAATTGAGGGACCGCAGCCACAATCGCAATCGCCAATTATTTCGCGATCGGATGAAAAAATTGGGTTGGATTATGGCTTATGAAATCAGCCAAAATTTAGAATACAAATCCTGTACTGCAGACACAGGCCTGGGAGAGGCGCAATCATTTATAATAAATGATGAGCTGGTACTTTGCCCTGTACTGCGCGCGGGTCTTGCAATGTATGAGGGGATGCATGCGGTTTTTTCCGGAGCAGAAACTGCATTTGTATCTGCTTACCGCAAGCATAAACCGGATGGTAGTTTTGATATTCAAATGAATTATGTGACCTGTCCTGATCTCACCGATAAGACTGTGATTCTAATTGATCCCATGCTAGCTACAGGGATGTCGATTTGCCAATCCATTGAAGCGTTGGAACAATTTGGTATTCCGAAATCTTGGTATGTTGTCTGTGCCATAGCAAGTCAGCTGGGAATTCAAACTCTTGAGCAGAAATTTCCATTAGTTCATATTTTTGCTGCGGCAATTGACGAAGAATTGACTGCCAAATCCTATATCGTTCCCGGTTTGGGTGATGCAGGAGATTTGGCCTATGGTCAAAAACTTCAGGAATGAAATTTTAATTTAGAAAAAGCGAAGCTATGTTTTATATCAATTGGATTGCAGTGATTATTTCAGCCGTGGTTTCTTATGGCATTGGCGCAATTTGGTATCATGATAAAGTATTTGGAAAAAGCTGGAAAGACGAAATGCTTATACAGGGACTAAAAAAGAAGGATGGTCATAGTGTTCAGGATAAGGTAAAGGCCTTCGTGATGACTTTGATCTATGTTTTTTTTCTGGCGATTATTACGACAAAAATGGAATACAGTTCTTGCTTGGCGGATGGTGTGAAAAGTGGTTTGATGTTGGGAGCTGGGATAGTAGCTATGGCGCTGGGAATCCATTATACTTTTGGTGGAAAGAGCAATAAAATTTGGATGATTGATGCTGGCTATATTGTCGTCATATCCGTGGTCAGTGGAGGGATAATTGGTGTCTTCGCTTGATTCAAACGGAAGATGATGGGACCTCATCTCAAAAACCCCATCTATGAAACATCAAGCATTCTATCTTTTGTGAACCAAATCGTATTGGATAGTGATATAAGCTAGAGTACCTGATATAGCAGATCCGATGAGGATAGCCAATTTGCTATGATTGATCATCGATTCCTGATCAAATGCTAGGAGAGCGATAAAAATAGACATGGTGAAACCTATGCCTCCCAGCATCCCTGCCCCTAAAATGGATTTGTACCTCATGTCATACGGCATCTTACAGATTCCAAGTGAGATTGCGGCAAAGCTAAACAGAAAGATCCCCAAGGGTTTGCCAACGATCAAACCAAGGATGATTCCAAGACTATAGTTTTGAGCTAAGGCATCATGAATATTCCCACTCAGAGGGATTGCCGTATTCGCCAAAGCAAAAATAGGTAAAATGAAAAATGCTACCGGTACATGCAACTGATGTTGTAAAATGTATGATGGAGATTTTTCATCACCTGATCCAAAGGGTATGGCAAAAGCCAATAGTATGCCTGTGATTGTTGCATGAATTCCTGAATGAAGCATATAGTACCACATGACAACTCCACCAATCAAATACGGTATGAGATTTACAACTTTGAGTCGGTTGAGAATCAAGAGTAGCCCAAAAATGCCCAAAGAAATAATCAGCCCGGCGGAATCAATTTCTTTTGAGTAAAAAAAAGCGATGATGAGTATAGCACCAAGATCATCCATGACAGCCAAGGCAGTGAGAAAAACCTTGAGCGAGGTCGGTACTTTGTTGCCAAGTAAAGATAAAATACCCAATGCAAAAGCGATGTCTGTCGCCATAGGAATACCTGCACCTGACTGACTTTCGCTGCCAAAATTCATGCTTAGATACACCAAAGCCGGAGCCAGCATACCACCGATTGCTGCAAACAATGGAAGCAAAGCGTCTTTAATGTTGGACAATTCACCAATATAAATTTCGCGTTCCAACTCGAGCCCGATGAGAAGAAAAAATATAGTCATCAATCCATCATTGATCCAATGCCTGATGTCATGATTTCCCAATTTAGTCGTAAAAAAACTTTGGTATGATTCCTGCAAAATAGAATTCGCCAAAATGATGGATAGGATAGTGCAAAAAATCAAAATCAATCCTCCGGCCCTTTCGCTTTGGAAAAACTCATTGAATAATTTTGTTGTCCGCATCTTCTTGAATTTTTGGTTTATTATAAAACATCAATCCGATCATCATGATTGACGCAGTGAGTACTATGACTTGTATGATCAGTGATTTGTTGATGAAGGGTAACCGAGTGTTTTCAGGTAAGGAAAGAAAAAGTAGAATCGTGATCAATCCCCTTGGAGCAATATAAACCAAGGCCTTTGTGGATATATTGAATACTTTCAAAATAAAGTACCTCAATATGAAAATTGCTGCAGTAATGAGAATCGCCATTGCTATAGTTTCAATATTCATGATCTCACCAGGATCTAGTAAGAAACCAAAAAGTATAAAAAACAAAGCACGTATCAAAAAAGCAATTTCAGTAGTAAGTTCTTTAAACTTATGTACATCCTGAGTAAAGTCCTTAGTATTCAAACTTTTGATAAAACGGATAAAATTAAATTCATCCATGTTGCCCAATAAAAGACCAAAAAGCATAATAAACAGTAGAGCAGGTAAATGATACACTTTGGCGATAGCATAAATGAGAATCACCATGATGATAATGGGTATGAATTTTATATGGTGATTGATTTTATTTAAAAATACAATGAGCAAGAGAGTAGCAATGAAAGATACAAACAACATCACCAAAAATTCGAATGTAAAATTGAGGAAAACGTCTGTATTGTAGCTATCATTTAAACTGATAAAATTAAATAATATCACACCAATAATATCTGATAAACTACTTTCATACGTAACAAATTCACGATCCTGAGCCAACAAATTTTTTGCACTGGGTATAGCTATGGCGCTGCTGACAATGGATAGTGGAATCGCATTGGAAAGAGCTATGCGAAAAGGGATGCCGTGGATGTAATGGAGGAAATAAGCAATACCAAAACTCATGGCAAACAGCGGTATCAAAGCGACCGCAAATGCCTTCATAACAAAATGCAGTTTTCCTGGACTGATTTCGAGTTCCAGCGCCCCTTCAAGAACGATGAGTATTAAACCAACAGTACCTATTACAGGGAGCAAGGGATTTAGATTTGGTGGTATAATATTCGTCAAGCTACTCAAGTATTGGACGGCCACTCCCAAAGCCAGCAATAGGATCACTGATGGAATTCTTGTTCTTGATGACGATATGTCAAAAACGTATGCCATCAAAAACAAGATACAAATTGTAATGATAGAGAAACTTGCCATTCAATTAAAGAGTAAATTTTAGTAATCCCGTAAAATCAATAGTATTATATTCGATGTCAGCATGGTGCTTAAGAATTTCTTCTTTTGTGCAGTAAGCAATACCCAATCCAGAATTTTTTATCATACAGAGATCATTCCAACTGTCACCTATCGCGATACAGTTTTCGATCTGGATATTGTATTTGGAAATGATATTTTGCAATGCATTGGTTTTGCAAACTGTGTGCTTACATAGACTGGAAGAATTGTTAAAAAAAAAGGATGGAATTTTGACTTCCCCTGTACAAACGCTTTTTGAAAATTCCAGTTCGTTGGACAATGCAAAGTCCATAGATAATTTGTTTTTAATGTGGTTGGATATGCAGTCGTAACTGTCGGAAATGATTCCCACAATATATCCCTTTTTCTTTTGTTGCTCAATCGTTTTTTTTGCTCCGGGAGCGATTTCTATCGAATCAGCAATTTCCAACAATGTGTTGATCTGGATCCCTTTCAGTAAGGTAGCAATTTGTTTCGTTCTCAGGATTTCCTCGTTTTCTGACAGCCGTATATTCATCAGTTTTTCTTTAAAGTTGAATTTTTCTGCACAAGTATCTATAAATCTTTTAGTGAGTAAAGTATTGTCCATGTCATAAGCGATCAGTTTGTTCAAATGGCTGTAATGATGGTTCAATGCAAAGTCCATCTGTGATCGGATCTCGTGTAAAATACCAAGCTCTTCGAAATTGAGGTTGGGCTTTTTGAGGGAAGATGCTTTAATGATAATGGTTTGTGCCACTTCTCTACCCATTTTTCCAAGGGCATGCAGTGGTTTACTTTTGTTTTCAATATATCCGATTTCGACTTCCTCAATAGGAACGTTTAATATGTGCATGTCTATCAAAATTCCTATATCTACGCCGTAATCTTCCCTGAAATCCAATTGACTGAGCAATGATTTTTTGCCTGCTATCATGCCACTGAGAGGTTGGGCAAAT from Saprospiraceae bacterium includes these protein-coding regions:
- the upp gene encoding uracil phosphoribosyltransferase, with amino-acid sequence MVHLLTSKRSVADELLYELRDRSHNRNRQLFRDRMKKLGWIMAYEISQNLEYKSCTADTGLGEAQSFIINDELVLCPVLRAGLAMYEGMHAVFSGAETAFVSAYRKHKPDGSFDIQMNYVTCPDLTDKTVILIDPMLATGMSICQSIEALEQFGIPKSWYVVCAIASQLGIQTLEQKFPLVHIFAAAIDEELTAKSYIVPGLGDAGDLAYGQKLQE
- a CDS encoding DUF1761 domain-containing protein, producing the protein MFYINWIAVIISAVVSYGIGAIWYHDKVFGKSWKDEMLIQGLKKKDGHSVQDKVKAFVMTLIYVFFLAIITTKMEYSSCLADGVKSGLMLGAGIVAMALGIHYTFGGKSNKIWMIDAGYIVVISVVSGGIIGVFA
- the nhaA gene encoding Na+/H+ antiporter NhaA; translated protein: MRTTKLFNEFFQSERAGGLILIFCTILSIILANSILQESYQSFFTTKLGNHDIRHWINDGLMTIFFLLIGLELEREIYIGELSNIKDALLPLFAAIGGMLAPALVYLSMNFGSESQSGAGIPMATDIAFALGILSLLGNKVPTSLKVFLTALAVMDDLGAILIIAFFYSKEIDSAGLIISLGIFGLLLILNRLKVVNLIPYLIGGVVMWYYMLHSGIHATITGILLAFAIPFGSGDEKSPSYILQHQLHVPVAFFILPIFALANTAIPLSGNIHDALAQNYSLGIILGLIVGKPLGIFLFSFAAISLGICKMPYDMRYKSILGAGMLGGIGFTMSIFIALLAFDQESMINHSKLAILIGSAISGTLAYITIQYDLVHKR
- a CDS encoding cation:proton antiporter, which gives rise to MASFSIITICILFLMAYVFDISSSRTRIPSVILLLALGVAVQYLSSLTNIIPPNLNPLLPVIGTVGLILIVLEGALELEISPGKLHFVMKAFAVALIPLFAMSFGIAYFLHYIHGIPFRIALSNAIPLSIVSSAIAIPSAKNLLAQDREFVTYESSLSDIIGVILFNFISLNDSYNTDVFLNFTFEFLVMLFVSFIATLLLIVFLNKINHHIKFIPIIIMVILIYAIAKVYHLPALLFIMLFGLLLGNMDEFNFIRFIKSLNTKDFTQDVHKFKELTTEIAFLIRALFFILFGFLLDPGEIMNIETIAMAILITAAIFILRYFILKVFNISTKALVYIAPRGLITILLFLSLPENTRLPFINKSLIIQVIVLTASIMMIGLMFYNKPKIQEDADNKIIQ
- a CDS encoding HAD-IB family phosphatase, which gives rise to MFMITVIIPTLNEEENIGSVVSFAKSFKNVSEVLVVDDKSIDNTVPIALNGGAKVITSTKLGKGASMKDGILYASNEILVFLDGDIDPYPEDTINLLTEPILTKRADFVKSKFNRNAGRVTELTAKPLLSIFFPELHRFAQPLSGMIAGKKSLLSQLDFREDYGVDIGILIDMHILNVPIEEVEIGYIENKSKPLHALGKMGREVAQTIIIKASSLKKPNLNFEELGILHEIRSQMDFALNHHYSHLNKLIAYDMDNTLLTKRFIDTCAEKFNFKEKLMNIRLSENEEILRTKQIATLLKGIQINTLLEIADSIEIAPGAKKTIEQQKKKGYIVGIISDSYDCISNHIKNKLSMDFALSNELEFSKSVCTGEVKIPSFFFNNSSSLCKHTVCKTNALQNIISKYNIQIENCIAIGDSWNDLCMIKNSGLGIAYCTKEEILKHHADIEYNTIDFTGLLKFTL